AAACCTCTGGATTGTGAAGGGCCCCAGAGGCACCCTGCGGAGGGACTTCAATCACATCAATGTAGAACTCAGTCTccttgggaagaaaaagaagaggctcCGGGTTGACAAATGGTGGGGGAATAGAAAGGAACTGGCCACTGTTCGCACCATCTGTAGTCACGTACAGAGCACGATCAAGGGTGTTACACTGGGCTTCCGATACAAGATGAGGTCTATGTATGCTCACTTCCCCATCACCGTTGTTATTCAGGAGAATGGTTCTCTTGCTGAAATCCGAAATCTTGGGGGTGAAAAATACATCCGCAGGGGTCGGATGAGGCCAGGTGCTGCTTGTTCAGTATCTCAAGCCCAGAAAGAGGAGCTGATTCTTGAAGGAAGTGACATTGAACTTGTGTCAAATTCAGCTGCTTTGATTCAGCAAGCCACAACAGTTAAAAACAAGGATATCAGAAAATTTTTGGATGGTATCTATGTTTCTGAAAAAGGAACAGTTCAGCAGGCTGATGAATAAGATCTGAGTGATCCAGTTACATAAACCGCAAGAGGCCAGGCtcatatgtgatattttaaaaatgaataaaagctcttttgacttggaaaaaaaaagagcagaagggATAAATTGTGATGCATTCTGACTATATAGCAATGCAAATCAATAAGTGATAACCGCACGGACAAACCTCACAACACAGAAAGGACACACGGTATAATTCTCCTTATATAAAACTCAGAAACAGGCAAAAGGAACTTACCGTGTTAGAAGTCAGGACAGTGatttggggaggaaggcaggtATTAACTGGGAGGATGTGAAAGGCTTCTGGGTTGCCGGCAGCATTCAATTTCCTAATCTGGGTGATAGTTGTGTTTGCTTTGTGAAAACTCACCCATCTGTATGTtcatgatttgtgcacttttcagTTGGTACACTATATTTCAATCCAAAAAaaatggttagggcttccctggtggcgcagtggttgggaatctgcctgccaatgcaggggacacgggttcgagccctggtccgggaagatcccacgtgccggggagcaactaagcccgtgcaccacaactactgagcctgcgctttagagcccgcgagccccaactactgagcctgcgtgcccagagcccatgctccacaacaagacaagccaccgcaatgagaagcctgtacaccctAACAAAGAGTAACTCTCGCTCGagcctgcgtgcccagagccc
The genomic region above belongs to Physeter macrocephalus isolate SW-GA chromosome 10, ASM283717v5, whole genome shotgun sequence and contains:
- the LOC112062421 gene encoding 60S ribosomal protein L9-like; amino-acid sequence: MRSLYTLTKTLNLWIVKGPRGTLRRDFNHINVELSLLGKKKKRLRVDKWWGNRKELATVRTICSHVQSTIKGVTLGFRYKMRSMYAHFPITVVIQENGSLAEIRNLGGEKYIRRGRMRPGAACSVSQAQKEELILEGSDIELVSNSAALIQQATTVKNKDIRKFLDGIYVSEKGTVQQADE